The DNA sequence CACAAGAAATTATATCATCAGGCAACATCAGTGGTATTTGTACAAACAAGGTGGTCCACCTCCACAGCAACCCTGCCACACTGCGCATCTTTAAACTGGCCGGACAGCTGCAAAAACATATCAAAGAATCAATCaaagaatatcaataaattggtgcattTCTCCAAAACATGTGGTGATTCATAACTCAGGTAGTAATAGGTTGTATTGCTCCTTTCAAACATCATTGGAGCTCATTCTGTTTTTTATCTTATTAAAAAAATCCAACAGAAAAATCCTGAGTGAAAATCAGATTCTAGCAAGATAAGAGtccacagccatgctagcagctctgttagGCTGTAgctgacaatgctaacatgttgatcTTTAGCAGGCATCATTCTGACCAGGTTAACCAgcttattttaatgtgtaagcatgctaacatttgctaataagcATTTAAAAGAAAGcacaactgaggctgatgggaatttcattagtttgcaggtattttgtcataaaccaaagtattggagaaatgattttgacctgatgatgatgatgagggtgaCGGTTCATCCTGAAGGGGACATGACTATCTGGACCACATTTCATAGcagtttttgagatatttcaccaaaaatgtcaaagccATGGTGGcgctaaaggaaaagtcagaCGACTAACAAAGTCAGTGGGATCATCTTCTGGGAACCAAATGACAAATCCACCTGTAGCGGCTAAAAGCACAGACAGGCATCTTAAACGACACGCTCGCCCATCCGCCATTGCCTCCTACTGTCTTAAACTTTTACTTAGAACTATTAAAAGCACTCAATGCAGAATGAAACATGTCCGCTACGACTGTGaaactattatatattacatgATGGGGTtgttattcctcatgcattcatgtagaagcaggattttactgcgtTTTGTATCAGACCTGCAATTAATGCCGTCTATTATTGTCTGTTGATGTCTGTACAAATGTCAAATCCACGTGTAGCAGCTGAGAGTTGCATAGACAGGCATCTTTATTGACACTCTCTTCCATCCACCGTTGCCTACTAGTGTGTAACGAAATAACCTGCTCCTGCCTTTTTTGTTCACCGGTGATAGCCTTCAGGGAAATGCAATAATCCATAACTCGGTCCGTGAACATCCCCTGAATCAAACATTTCCTCTAGAACGGTGGTAAAGTTTCCTACTTAAATTTGCGTTTGACGCAGAGCAGAAAGGTGAGACCCGATGGACCCACTAGTTTTCTGCACCCAACATAAAACAACCCATATAAGGCTCTTACACCACCCACAGGCTGACCGACCGACCGACCAAGCTGGAACCAAGCCGCTAACGTGGCTAAGAAATGCAATTTGCAGGCCAAACTTGTTATGTGCTTTAATTGAtcattgctttttttaaaacaacgtTATAAACTGCCAaagtagctaacattagcatcaACCTCTGGGTGGTACTGGGAGTTGCGTGCAGAATAATTCCACAGTTGCATTACTACAATTAGTGCCTCTTTTGCggatgaaaaagaaagagcTGTGTTGTGGCCGGGCCAATCAGCAGTCTGAAGTACTGCAGCAGTGGGAAGCCTGTGATGTGACTGTCCTTTATTTCGTCCTGTTCCCTGCAGGAGGTGAGTTACTGCCAGGGGATGAGCCAGATCGCCGCCCTGCTGCTGATGTACTTGAACGAGGAAGACGCCTTCTGGGCCCTGTCACAGCTGCTGACCAATCAGAAGCACGGCATGCACGGTGAGACGTCACTGTGAACTGATctgaatacaaaaataaaatctgcctCTTGCATGTTTTCAAGATGAAGTGCCACTGAGGAAAGGAAATAAATGTCCAAGTCGTTTTCCTCTCAGGGCGGCGTAACTGATTACAGGCTGCGCCGCTTGTCGAGCGGGATTTGGACTCGTATTAAGCgggattaaaaaaaagtgcctcccttcttctctcttccttttaAAGGATTTTTTGTTCCCGGGTTCCCCAAACTTCAGAGATTCCAGGCACATCATGATCAGATTATTTCCAAACTCATCCCCAAGCTGAAGAAACATCTGGTGAGCTCACGGTCTCACAAGTGTTTCAAAACAGAAATGAGAGCGATGCAACAGCAAGAATTCAGATTTGTGGTGACATTTATGTGATTTGCAGTTTGCAGGCTTGTAGATATTTGCtgattctctccctctctctctctgcaggacaGAGAGCAGATGTCTGCGGGGATTTACTGCACTAAATGGTTCCTGCAGTGCTTCATTGACAGGGTGAGGAACACGCTCGATTGATGAGTTCCTTCTTCATCCACTTCCGATCGCTCACACAGTATCTCGCCTTCAGTTAATAACGAAGTTACATCACATTTAAAGTAACAACTGGACTGAAGCCCAGCGCAGCTCGTCAGGCTTCCTTATCTCATCATCTGAAGATAACAATTCTAAACTTACAAGATATTACtttaatgctgtgtgtgtgtgtaacagacAGCTAGGAGAACATTTCTTTCTGCCTGGCAgacttttaaattaaagtacCTTTTAACTTTTTAGTAGATCTTTTGTAACTTTTAATTAAAGGAAAATCAGATCTTCAAGTGGTTGTATTCCGAGAAAAAACTCAAAATCCCCAAGATTAAAAAGACGGGTATTCTGTGAGATTGTAAAGTCAAACATTTGCAGAAATAGGTTTGTTAGTTGTGGATGAATTGAACACAGACGCTGACTTCAAGCTAACTTTTTTGGGCTCATCCTCCAGGTCCAACTCGAGCAGTGCAACTTGTAGGCTTTCTCCCTTAATGCTGGATGTGGACAGTGATTTCGCTCCTCCTCCAGGGCTTCATTTGTTGAATCCAGCACCCCCTTGTGACTATCAAAATATGCCATCCCCACATTTAGGCCTACCGGTAGATGCACTGTGTGCTGTGGTTGAATGCTTTTTAGCATGTGATGACTGAAAGCCCCGCAGCTATGTGGCTGTTTGTGCTGTTAAATGGTGAAATTAGGGAGTTTGTGTGTAGGCGTGGTGCTGCCAATACTTAGGGGCCCGTGCTATTCCCTAATGTTGCACATGGGCCCCCCTTCTTCCTTATAATCCTACAGCAACAGTTGACTTTAGCCTTGGACCTATAGCTGGTTATACAGTGGGGCTTAGTCTTAGATAATTTCTAAATGTACCACTTTAATCTGGATATGAATTTATATAttacatttgtttctttaatcTAGAATGACGCTGATACGCCGTCGTACATATGTGTACACTCGTCCTACAAACAAAGGGGGCTGGCTAACGTAACGTTGACGTGGtgatgacaaataaacacatttccagttcttttttttttgctcaaaaCAAACATCAGGGATATATTTACTGGTGTCTTAGCAAATATGacttttaaattcagtttgaCTTTAAGTCAGAGCTATCCATTTTTGCCTTTTAGTAAATGAATGCTACATTTGCATGTAAATCAGTCAGTTTTGTTCCCGTGTATCTGATACAACATGGCTGTAATTCAGCTAATATCCAGATGGATATGGATGGAAGGATGCTTTTACTGAAAAAGGTAAAATCCAGAAGGAGAAATGTTTTATGTTGCCACTCAGTTAGGATAACAGAAGATTTGTGGAGCTAGTTAATATGCATTAGAAAAGCTCTCTGGCTACAGAAGCTCAAACTTTATCAACACAAACTATCAGATTTCTGGCCAGACTGTTTGACAGGTGATCTCTGGCAGCGAGTTATTTCCAAGAATcaccagaaacattttgtcagaCGGCCTTTTTGAGGATACTTTTACGTGATCTCAGCAGAAAACATCCTGCTGATATTTGAGCTCAGGGACATTGCATTAGAAGAGAGCATTAAGAGCTGTTAAGTTAAACTGCTATTAGTCTCCTTCATGAATGCCCTCAATCCTGTGGTGGTGGTCTGGCACGATTCGGCCCCTGTCAGCACTTCTCTGTCCCGCTGAGTCGCCGAGCTCAGAGGGGCCCGTGGGCCTCTGAGGTCTGGGAAAGAACCAAACAAACCTCCTGACTCCGACCAGGATGAGAAACCGCCAGCATTAACATATTCAAAAAGCTGGCAGTGACACGGTGACCTCTTGTGTTCCTGCAGACGCCGTTCACGCTTACCCTTCGTCTGTGGGACATTTTCAtcctggagggagagaggcttCTCACCGCCATGTCTTACACCATCCTGAAGATACACAAGAGTAAGGAGAAGACAAACCGCTCACCACATAAAGATGAATCACTACTCaagcttgttttttgttttgttaaaccCCTTTTTAATCTACTGCAGCATTCTAATAATCTGCTGAAATGCAGTTATTTTGGATGATTTTTATCTGTCAGCTAATCTGCAACTGTGGAAAGTCTGGACTTCTAGATGCGGCCGCTAATTATTCAAATGCcgtttttaacatttcttaaaGGGATAGCGCAACATTGCAATGTGAAATACGCTTTGTGTTGGATTAGAAGATCactaccactctcatgtctgtatggtacAAGCTACTTacaggttagcatagcttagcacaAAATAATGACAGTTTGTGGCATTATGGGCCGttttatgcttttccacatatTTTCTAGTTGAATTTACTTTCTCAAGACCTTTCTTTAAAGAAAGGTACAGTTAGAAATAGTTTTAGGGACTGGACACTTACCAATGCTCTGGACCACTGACACCTTTCAGTCCGTACAAAAGGGATTTAGGGTCGATGTTCTGCCTTGGCAAATTCAACTACTTCAAACACACCATCTGACAATTAGTACTTAAAGAAGAGATCACTTATAGTACACGGGACAGATTGTTTGGGTGGGTttgacatgtcatttttgtgtgtgtgcagagcgTCTGTTGAAGATGTCTCTGGAGGAGCTCAGAGAGTTCCTGCAGGAGCGAATCGCTCAGACTTTCTTCTACAGCGACGACGTGATCGTCGAGCAGCTTCAGGCGTCCATGACTGAACTGAGGAAGATGAAGCTGGACCTTCCTCCTCCAGGTACACAGCTGCACATGCCACCGAAAGTCTGACGTACCTGGGTTTGTCCTGTTTAGCATCGCCAGCACCTCGGGATGCACGGAGGGACAAccgtttattttatttaagaacAATCCTAAGACGTGACTACAATCAGTTTGTGCAGCTCGATCTACGGCCACAGCTTTGTAATGTCAAGAATATATGTTTCAGTTCTTTAAGCACCTGTTTTGTTCTCAGGGAAGCCTGAGGAATTACCCCGCCAGCCTCTGGGTCAGGAGCTGCCGGTGCTGTTGAGTCCAGTCCAGGCCTCCAGAGGGAAGCCGTCCTCCACCAGCGGGTTCCCCAAAGCAGGCCTGAGCCTCCGCATCATCTCCCACCAGCCTGACTCTATATCCCCGGACCAGAGCCCCTCCAAGGACCCCAGGGATCTTGATGCTGTGGAAGAGGAGGCCCCGCTGCCTTCCCCAGACCCAATCATCATCCACAGCCAGGCCCCGCTCACCCCCGACAGCTCTCCGCTGATGGGACCGCCGCCTTACCAGCCCCCTGGGAGTCGAGCAGTGGTCACAGTGGATCATCCACCTCCAGATCAGGCGAGGGATGAAATGCAACCACAGGTGGCAGATGAACTCTCGCCGGCCCCCACAGATGACTCCTCTGTCACCACCGACATCTCCTCCTGCAAGGTCCCGCGGACTCTTTCGGCTCATGTAGCCCAGGTGGCCTCGCCGGCTTCTGGCCTGGCTCAGTCTGAGAGTCGGTCAGCAGAAGAGAGGGCTGAGGACATTTACCTCCACCAGCTGCTGGAGCAGGCCTCAGCTCTGTCCACCAAAAGGAACCTGCGCCAGGTCTCCAGCGAAGGATCGGAGGAAACACAGGCTCCGGACATTTCATGAGACGACCACCAATTTATTGGATAATGTGTCCGTGGCATGACTTGACTCTGCCTTCTTCACCTATTGGGTACATTAAAGGTTCTGTAAAGGTCAAATGTAGGCGGTTAAAACTGTTTGGTGGACGAGGTTACCGTTAAAGTTTAGGTGAAGAACAACAGAAGTAGGATTTATCAGTCAGATTATCAATGTCAAGCAAAAGACCAGTATTAATTTCTAGTATTAATCTAATTTGTTACCAAGTCACTAACTCACTTTCTAAAAAGTTTTGACTTGAGAATCAAATTTCCTCCTTTGGTCATCACATATGAAGTTGTAGAGGTCAGAGGCAGGAGGACTCGTGTTTGGTCCTGAACAGCAGGGTCTGTTTTCAGAGTCACTCTTGGGAAGGACTAAAACCAGTGCTACCTCTGAGGAGCACTTACTTAGGGAATAGTTTGTATGTGTAGGCTTTATTTGTAAAGACTAATGGTGTGTCTGCAAAAATGTGAAGCAAAAATTGCAAATATACATACCTTAAATCTTATAATGATACTTAATAATACCTGAGTACACGATGGCAAGCCACTCGCAAGAGCCCTATCCAACCACTTTGGTTTATAATACCCATAACAGTGCTCCATATTGCCCATATTGTGCAGAATTTTGCACGCTATAATACCCGTGTTCATGCACAGCAGGTGTGCTTTGCATCCCACACAAGTCACAAAAGTGACTCCTGTGTTTTAATGTGCTCATCGTCACTGTGCATTCACAGATGATAGCTCCTCACACAGGATGCCTGAATGCCGTGTTAGCATGCCCGCTAACAGGTGAAAGGCCTCTGGAGCTGTCCTAAAAAGCAGCAGAGATAGAGACGGATTTCCTACAGTGTGACGCCTGATAAATGTGGACCCAGTTTGTCTAAtgtggctctggagctgtgtcGTGCTGATGTTGTGACAGTTATCTGAACTTAGGCCGTCTGAGTTACAAACTGCCGACATGAGGTGTGAAAGATGCAGAATAAATGAACCTGACATCATGACCTTCCCCCTCCCTTCAATGGCCACAGCTGTGTGTTTCTAAAGATTTCACAGTTTAATCTTTCAAACACACTTCTCCCGCTCTTCATGCACAGGGCATGTTATTTGCATGTCGAGAAATTGTGCTAGTTTCCCAGAATTTGAGGGACCTGGCTCTCACAGGAGACTGTTAATACACCTTACCAGACTCTGGAGCATTCGGGACCACATCCACACCGTTTCCTGTCATTTTGATGGAGTTTTATTGCAGAGAGAAGGAATCAGAAAGCGTGCAGAAGTCTCCGAGGCGCCACCCTTTacgagaaaataaaatgtttttgtagttttgtaacGCTTCACCAGAGAACAAAATCGTGCTCCGTCAGCCTTTGTAAAATGTTTGCTAGCagagttacagttttattttttgtacgAATGTCTTGATGCCTTATTTGGATCAGCTTCAGTTCTTCTGTGGACGTTGTTGATGTTGAACtctgcacaacaacaacaaaggaagTGAGCTTACTTGACACGAGGACAAACTTTCAGGTGTTGACATGGTGAGCTGGCTCACTGTTATGATTGTACACATTGACACATATTGAGCTCATTTTAAATAACTGGTTTTCTAGCTCagtaatttattgttttatccTCTGAAGAAAAGGCATCCAGGTCAATTTACCGCTCTTGTGCTCATCCTTTTCATGAACTGGAATATGTGCTGCGTTTTCCACTGAGCTCTTTGAACGGTGTTATTTAACCTTACAGAAGATCTGGATTTAGGTGTGTCAGATTTTGTTTGCATTGTGCTTAGAAATGTACAGTATTGTAGAACCAGTAGGTAAGAAGAAAACCCCATTTCTTCAGCTCTGTGCTTAGAAATAGTAAAAGGCTGACACCTTGTGGTTGCTTTAGATTAAGCATGTCTGTATCTAGATCTAGCCCAGAGGAGTAGAAAGACTTTTGAACATTTAGAATTCATCCAAATGACAACAAATCAGATTAGAGATATTTAAAGTCTTGCAATTGAATGGCATTATTTTGAATTATGTTAAGTTCAGGctttttctgacatttgacTGTATTCCAATGCTAAAACTCCAGCTAATCTAAACATGGTTTGAATAGTTGTGTATCAAAGTCCGCCACAGTTGAACTGGTAGTTTTCTTCAGTGTCTTTAAAGGAGATGAAGTTAAAGTATGACGTTGTTAGAGTGTCGAggtaaaacaaaagtgttttaaTTCTTGGCTACAGATTTGATGTACATTGTAATATACAGCACTTTTTGTTTGAAGTTGATGAAACCCTGGAGCTAAAACAATATAACTTTTATCTTCCttgattttctgtgtgtttcctctTGTCTGGCGGGTGTCTTGTTTTCTCTCAGAATGAAGGAGCGGGTGAGTTTACATAAATACGGTTTGCATTTTCAAACAGCATGttgaaaaattcaaaatggcatAGGACCTATAAATGGTAGATGTGAGCAGTCTCTAAAACGGTGAGAAAACCCAGGGATTTGGGtggtttctttttaaataaaattggaGAAATGTAGTTTATGGAGGAggatagttcaacatttttggaCATAACTGATACTTGTTAGCTTTCTTGAGGAGAGTGAGATGATGATCCATTCAAAAACAGGAGGGTTTCCTCTTTTCGCTATGCTGAGGCAGCATAACAGACAAACATGACACTGCATCAATCTGTACATAGAAAGATATTAATGGAATCATTGCATTGTGACGTGACATTGAATTTAACAAGCTTTAAATTATACAAGAttcattaaatgaaaaacaagcaCATGAGCCCAAAAagcttttacattacatttagctgacgcttttatccaaagcgacttacaattgctctacatgtcagaggtcgcacgcctctggagcaacgaggggttaagtgtcttgctcagggacacaatggtagatgggtcacagtggggaattgaaccccgggtctctcacaccaaaagcaagcatcttatccattgcgccatcaccaccacttTTAAATGCCTAGTTTCTTTTGTTTGGTACAATGAACCTTCACGTTTGGAAAACGAGAAATATGAAACGGACTACAACGTTTCtggtgtgcttttattttgataatcataACCAGAAGTCTCATTTGTCCGTCTTGAAGCTGCAGCTCTGGTTTAATCACCAATGTGGCCACAGGGGGGCGCTGTAGGGCAGTAGGAACCTCACCTGTGTTTTACAGGATTGTGGATTTGATTGGTCCATGTGCGTAAAAACACTTTTCATCCACCCCTCATATTTTGGTTAGTTGTGGCCCAGCTGGACACTCTCGTGCAGCTGTCTGTTCTTGCCTCTTTGGCTTTTGAGATTTACACTTTCAGACTGTCTGGGACTGAAAGTTGGATTGTATGGGAAGCGTGTGGTCTGTTCTCCACTGTGCGTAAAGTGAGCGTTAATTAAACTCTACACCATGTGCAGCAGTCTGTTGGTGAAAACCATGGAGGACCTGAGCCTTGATCCGGGTTATGTGACCGGGGACCCCTGCCCGTCCCTCAGCCTGTCCTCTTCAGGTAGGTCGAGGGAGTCTCAGGCGCACACGAGCACTCCTCACCGGGGTACCTGGTGTCAGCACGCCGGCTCCCTGTACAGCAGGAACGGCAGCTGGGACACGGTGAGCACGCTGCCGGAGGACGCAGCTGAGATCCTGGCCAAGTGCCCCTGTCTGCCGGAGCTGGAGGAGTATCCCTGGACCGAGCAGGAGCTTCGGGAAGTCGTGGGTCGAATCGCAGATTCGGATGCTCCCTTCACCGGAGAGGCGGTCCACCGCCTGTCCGTTCTACTCCGGAGGGCTTTGGTGCGGATCTCCCGGGAGGCGCAGCGGCTGAGTGAGCTCCACAGGCGGTGCACACGTCTGGAGATCCAGAGCGCGGTTAGACTTGTGCTGGGCTGGGGTCTGGCCGAGAAGTGCATCTCCTCCGCGGTGAAGGCCGTGTCCCTGCACTGCATGAGCTCCGGGGACGCCGCGCGTCAGCGGAGCAAGTCTGCGCGCTGCGGGCTGACGCTCTCCGTGGGTCGCTTCTTCAGGTGGATGGTGGAAACGCGCGTCTCGGTGCGCGTGCACGAGTACGCCGCCGTCTGCCTGGCAGCCTGCGTGGAGAGTTTGACAGAAGAGGTAGCCGGACGGGCGCTGCAGGCAGCAAAGCTGGCCGAGGAGGAGAAGCAGGGCGGcggggtcacctgctgcccggTGACCGCGGAGCTGCTGGAGGGAGCCATTAACAACGACGCGGAGCTGTGGGGGCTGCTGCAGGTCTACGAGCATCTGATATGTGGCAAAAATGCCAATGGTGAGTTCAAGTACAGCACGACACAATATCTGTTTACctcataaaataattttacagttGGCCAAAGGTTATGgctaaaacattaaagaaacaaaacGATAACAGGATTCCACCTGCAGTAAATGAACAAGTTGTCAAACTGACATAAAACATTCTGTTTCTTGAGCATGTGACGATTTGCTCATATctcagttttttatttaattttaaattgaatatcGGACAACAACAAGGTACTACATTTCAGAAGCCTATTGTATGACTCTCACgttgggttttgaactgttgatcacccaaaacacaattttctttTATACATGAATCAATCATCAGAAAAAGACCTGCtaataaataagaataataaagtTAGCTGCAAccctaattattatttttaaaacttattttgttaAATCCTAAATCTAGATTGTTCCTCTTGTCCCTGGATCTTCCCTCTCTCATAACTGATGTTACTCAGAAAGATGATGCAGCCtttctttcatcattttttCTAAATCTCTGAAATATGAAACTATTTTTTTAACTCATATTCAGACAGGCCATGCACTAAGACAGTGTAAAAACACACCAGTAACTACAGCTCCCATAAGGCAATGGGATATATCTCTTATAGGTTGAGCCCGCTCTGGAGGAAAAACCCTGCTTCCCACTCAGTCCTATGTTAAAGCTGGGTGGTAACAGAGCTAAATGGTGGCATGAAATTGTTCAGATAGTACTCTAGATAAGAGTAATAGATAATTACTAGCAGTTCAAGACGTCTACCAACACCGTGGAGAGTTTGATGGGAACACCCCtcagacaggaaacagcgtTTTGGGTAGTAACGGACACAGTAGCGAAAGATCCCATCCGATAAACGTCTGCGGTCAGATGCTCACTGGGatattttggtgtgtgtgttctgatgAGTTTAAGCAGAGACCTGGTTCACACGAACAGACATTCTGCTCAGAGTAACACGCTTCTTCACCGCTTGCATGTACAAATAACTACAGCTAACGTTTGCCAGACAGTTATCATCTccttggacaggtcgccagtctgTCACAGAGCTgatacacagagacagaaacacccACAACTAGGGGGAAAGTTATAGAGTCAACCTAACCTgaatgtctttggactgtgggaggaaaccgGAGCCCCCGGGGGAAACCCCCACGCGCACATGTGGAGAACGTGCCAACTCCACACTGCCAAGGGCCTTCTTGGTGACAGGCGgggattaaaaaagaaatacaataaatacaaataatattgttaaacaacaacaacaacaacattttagaATTGGAGAcccataaaacaacaaacacatgatTCATTTAGTTTAAACACTTACTAATACCTGCCTCGGAGTTTGAAACTATTAATTATCACCTATTATGTCAAACAAGTAGCCATATGGCAGCGAGCAGACGGCTGCTGTGCAGAGTAACGCCTCATTGAGATCATATTAATGACTTGTTCTGGTAATTAGCAGAGCGCTGAGGAAGACTTGGTTTAGATTAGATGGCGTGTTTCCTCAGAGCCCAGGAGGGAGACACCCACACCAACTCTTCTCACGAACGTCCGGCTGTCTAACAAACCCTGCCAATAACGAGGTGTCACCCATAATGTCAGGAGTACTACGCTCTGCAAATTAGCTTGAGACACAACATCATTTATGGTTTGAGGTGACTGAGGCATGGTTGGCAAAACATGAAAGCAAATTTAGACAGGAAGTAGGGTTTCATCTGCTGTAATGTTTTTAGGAAATGTGCTTGCTTGTAGATGAACCCAGAGTCAGATGAAACTAATCTCCAGTTTCTCATCTGTGTCCAACATACATCCATGATGTCTTCATGTTCTGTTGAACAGTGTACATCAAATAGCACAAGGAAAACGGCAGATTTACAAAGCTAATCTTGTCTCAAATCCATCTATAGATGAATAAGCAGGAACCACCGggacatgaatgaatgaatgaaagtaaATCAGATTCAACTTTCAACAAAATTCTGATGCAGCCCCAGTGAAAAGCACGTCAGTGACTGTTCGGACTCGGACTCTACTGTGAGCACAGTAAACACGAAGGCACCATGAGTCTCTGCCTCTGTGCCCACTGCATGCTGGGATATAGGCTTCAAACCCCTCTCCCATGAGAGCGAACAGGAAGACGCAGGTGAAGTAAATGAGTGAGTGTTGTTAGCCTCTGACCCGCACCGACGACGCCACAAAGGAGCTCTGATTCCCGCTCGGGCTGCAGGGCACGAGGTTCACAGCTCCAAACAAACAGCCGCTGTAGCTGCTGCTGTCCAGGCAGGAGAGGCACAAAAGAAACGCCACAT is a window from the Micropterus dolomieu isolate WLL.071019.BEF.003 ecotype Adirondacks linkage group LG20, ASM2129224v1, whole genome shotgun sequence genome containing:
- the LOC123958427 gene encoding USP6 N-terminal-like protein, which translates into the protein MKKDIETLIAEERADIILKYATGRQAGVEIDPWEDADYIIYKVIDRFGFMHEVELPAPTAHEEKLKQLEIERAEKWLKMVKKWDKYKNSDRMVKRVYKGIPLQLRGRAWALMLDVERAKTENEGKYEKMKEQARLYSPEIKQIDLDINRTFRNHIMFMDRFGVKQQALFHVLSAYSVYNTEVSYCQGMSQIAALLLMYLNEEDAFWALSQLLTNQKHGMHGFFVPGFPKLQRFQAHHDQIISKLIPKLKKHLDREQMSAGIYCTKWFLQCFIDRTPFTLTLRLWDIFILEGERLLTAMSYTILKIHKKRLLKMSLEELREFLQERIAQTFFYSDDVIVEQLQASMTELRKMKLDLPPPGKPEELPRQPLGQELPVLLSPVQASRGKPSSTSGFPKAGLSLRIISHQPDSISPDQSPSKDPRDLDAVEEEAPLPSPDPIIIHSQAPLTPDSSPLMGPPPYQPPGSRAVVTVDHPPPDQARDEMQPQVADELSPAPTDDSSVTTDISSCKVPRTLSAHVAQVASPASGLAQSESRSAEERAEDIYLHQLLEQASALSTKRNLRQVSSEGSEETQAPDIS